The Methanolacinia paynteri genomic sequence CTGTCTATGAACTCCTCTTCAAGTACGAGACCGCAGTTCTGGCAGGTAAGTTCCGCACGCTCGTAGTCGTGGATGAGCTGCCTGCTTCCACACTCGGGACAGACCGTCTTTGAGGATTCCTCCTTTTTCTTCTGCTCTTTCTCTACCTGCGATGTACGCTTTTTAAGAGCCTCTCTCTGGCTCTGAAGTTGTTTAAGTTTCTCTATTTCCTGCATAGTTTCACCAGTGAATTATTTCGTGTAAAGTTTCTCTCCGGTTGTTCGGTTATCCGACCTTTCGCACCATATTACAGCATACGGTGATTTGATATTTCCAAAAATTTCAACCAGTTTTCCAGCTTTTCTGTTCCGCCTGTCTATGATGTTTGCATGCAGGGGGGGCAGTTGCGCCGCATCGCATTTTGCAACGATCATATGCTCATTTATTATAAACTGGACAATTCCGGCTAATTTCAATAGGCTCATTCCTGAAAAACTGGTCGATTTTTTTCGTAACCTATATATGTTAGATTAAATTTTATATAAATTTTCCGGCAACTTTTAAATAATTGTTATCTTTTCAAGAGATCTCTGATTTCATGATCTGATAAAATCTTATCTGCAGTGTCCCTGTTCATTCCTGCGCCAAGCGCTACGGCTTTGCGCGCTTCTTCAGTCATAAGATCTCCCGGATCGTGAGTGTCCGAATCTACTACCATTCTGCATCCTGTTCTTTCGGCGATCCTGCAGACATGACCGTTCGTCCTGTTGTGCCCTCCCCTGGAAGTGATCTCCAGAAAGACCCCGCTGACCTTTGCGAGTTCTGCATCCTGCTCAGATATCAGGCCGGGGTGGGCAAGAATATCGACATATTCACAGCTGCATGCAGCTGAATTCGTACCTTTCATCACAGGTTCGACTACTGTCTCGCCGTGGACTATCACTATCTCCGCACCTTCTTCCTTTGCAAGTTTTGCAAGTTCAGGGATCTCTCTGGGGGGGACGTGGGTAATCTCCACACCCGTGACCAGCCTTATTCCGTACTCGTCAGCTGACCTCCTGACGGATTCCGTCATTTTTATGATCTGGGAAATGTTCGACCTGTCGGCATGATCGGTAATCCCTATGATATCATATCCCAAAACAGAAGCCCTCCGGATAAGTTCGGTCGGAAGGAGCTCCCCGTCTGAATGAATGGTATGCGTGTGAAGATCGTACATGTCCGCTCAGTTACCTTCCGACAATTTCTCTGCTATTTTTTTTATCAGTATTTCTTTTGAACCTTTCCAAGATACAATGATCCGTCCGCCTTTTTCTGTCCAGTGGGCCGGATGTTTGCTCTCCTCGGTTCTTGCCGAAAGACCCGCCTTTTTTGCTGCTTTATAGATGTTCTGGGTATCCGGTTTGGTGATTCCGGCGGATACCGGCACCCTCCTCCCTTCGCTTCTCTTCAGTTCCTTATTGAAATAGCAGGGATAAAGGATTCGTTCATCTTCCATGATTACTGTTTGATCAGTGAACCTAATAACAGGTATGATCATACCTCTATCCATGCATCACGTTGACGTGAGTATTGAAAAGGATATTTTTGAGGCAAACAACAGACTCGCACATAAAAACCACCATCTTTTAAAGGATCACGGAATTCGCGGGTTTGACCTTTTGGGGGCGATCGGTTCGGGGAAAACCTCCCTTATAGAAAGAATTGTGCCCGAACTCGTAAAGCGTGGGCTTAAAACAGGTGCGATTGCAGGAGACGTCTGGGGTGACGACGACTTCCAGCGGATTGTGGCGACCGGTGC encodes the following:
- a CDS encoding histidinol phosphate phosphatase domain-containing protein codes for the protein MYDLHTHTIHSDGELLPTELIRRASVLGYDIIGITDHADRSNISQIIKMTESVRRSADEYGIRLVTGVEITHVPPREIPELAKLAKEEGAEIVIVHGETVVEPVMKGTNSAACSCEYVDILAHPGLISEQDAELAKVSGVFLEITSRGGHNRTNGHVCRIAERTGCRMVVDSDTHDPGDLMTEEARKAVALGAGMNRDTADKILSDHEIRDLLKR
- a CDS encoding signal recognition particle subunit SRP19/SEC65 family protein, which codes for MIIPVIRFTDQTVIMEDERILYPCYFNKELKRSEGRRVPVSAGITKPDTQNIYKAAKKAGLSARTEESKHPAHWTEKGGRIIVSWKGSKEILIKKIAEKLSEGN